A genomic window from Variovorax paradoxus includes:
- a CDS encoding thioredoxin family protein: MSALPSTPESVEPASNDAPWVVCLCAEWCGTCRDYRPLLEEVARAHPQFRFAWVDIEDHADIADAFDVETFPTLLVAGADGTRFLGPLLPHAETLSRMLSALQPPKPSSFDVDLLLAVLNKKPTVFTV; this comes from the coding sequence TTGAGCGCCCTTCCAAGCACCCCCGAATCCGTCGAGCCGGCCAGCAACGATGCGCCGTGGGTCGTGTGCCTTTGCGCCGAATGGTGCGGCACCTGCCGCGACTACCGGCCGCTGCTCGAAGAGGTGGCGCGCGCGCATCCGCAGTTCCGCTTCGCCTGGGTCGACATCGAAGACCACGCAGACATCGCCGACGCCTTCGACGTAGAGACCTTCCCGACCCTGCTGGTTGCGGGCGCCGACGGCACGCGGTTTCTGGGCCCGCTGCTGCCGCACGCCGAGACGCTGTCGCGCATGCTCTCCGCGCTGCAGCCGCCAAAGCCTTCGAGCTTCGACGTCGACCTGCTGCTCGCCGTGCTCAACAAGAAGCCGACCGTCTTCACGGTCTGA
- a CDS encoding NAD-dependent epimerase/dehydratase family protein, with protein MKILIFGATGMVGQGVLRECLLAPDVESVVAVGRNATGQQHPRLRDLVHKDMYDYSAIEPQLQGFDACFFCLGVSSVGMKEPEYKRITYDLTLAAATVLARLNPGMTFTYVTGAGTDSSERGSSMWARVKGATENALLRLPFKAAYMFRPGMIQPLHGIRSKTPLYDAAIVVLRPVLGLAHSLWPNKVTTTEKIGRAMLAVARNGAPKVLLDPADINALG; from the coding sequence ATGAAAATCCTGATCTTCGGCGCCACCGGCATGGTGGGGCAGGGCGTGCTGCGCGAGTGTCTTCTAGCGCCCGACGTCGAGAGCGTCGTCGCGGTCGGCCGCAATGCCACGGGTCAGCAGCATCCCAGGCTGCGCGACCTGGTGCACAAGGACATGTACGACTACAGCGCCATCGAGCCGCAGCTGCAGGGCTTCGACGCCTGCTTCTTCTGCCTCGGCGTGTCGTCGGTCGGCATGAAGGAGCCAGAGTACAAGCGCATCACCTACGACCTGACGCTGGCCGCTGCCACCGTGCTCGCACGGCTCAACCCGGGCATGACCTTCACCTACGTGACGGGCGCCGGCACCGACAGCAGCGAGCGCGGCAGCAGCATGTGGGCGCGCGTGAAGGGCGCCACCGAAAACGCCCTGCTGCGCCTGCCGTTCAAGGCTGCCTACATGTTCCGCCCCGGCATGATCCAGCCGCTGCATGGCATTCGCTCGAAGACGCCGCTCTACGACGCTGCGATCGTCGTGCTCAGGCCCGTGCTCGGGCTGGCCCACAGCCTGTGGCCGAACAAGGTGACGACCACCGAGAAGATCGGCCGCGCCATGCTGGCCGTGGCGCGCAACGGCGCACCGAAGGTGCTGCTCGATCCGGCGGACATCAACGCGCTGGGCTGA
- a CDS encoding LysR family transcriptional regulator: protein MTLPLLSIPMRHFLEVARSGSVNQAAARLFVASSAVSRQIAKLEDSLGTPLFERHARGMALTAAGERLAAHLRNAQLDIEQVVEQVRDLGGQRARRIRMACTEGFAGHFMPLVMRSFESANPGCQLELHVGSPDGVSALLARGETDIALKYVVAPEPGLKIEHTATAPVYAVLRPDHPLARQRMVSVADAVRYPLAVGDRGVTARQLFDQACSLQGLQYHALFVSNFSSVLLPLLRTPDVMLSGLLTVMHLIDAGTVVARPFAEAPLQQRQLQVLALEGRTLPPLAQDFVRHLVSAIASAGRRKLGRARAAAA from the coding sequence ATGACTCTCCCGCTTCTCAGCATCCCGATGCGCCACTTCCTCGAAGTGGCGCGCAGCGGTTCGGTCAACCAGGCTGCGGCGCGGCTGTTCGTGGCGTCTTCGGCGGTGAGCCGGCAGATCGCCAAGCTCGAAGACAGCCTGGGCACGCCGCTGTTCGAGCGGCATGCGCGCGGCATGGCACTCACGGCCGCCGGCGAACGGCTGGCCGCACACCTGCGCAATGCGCAGCTCGACATCGAGCAGGTGGTCGAGCAGGTGCGCGACCTCGGCGGGCAGCGCGCACGGCGCATCCGCATGGCCTGCACCGAGGGCTTCGCGGGGCATTTCATGCCGCTGGTGATGCGCAGCTTCGAATCCGCGAATCCGGGCTGCCAGCTCGAACTGCACGTGGGCTCGCCCGACGGCGTGAGTGCGCTGCTGGCGCGCGGCGAGACCGACATCGCGCTCAAGTACGTGGTCGCGCCCGAGCCGGGCTTGAAGATAGAACACACGGCCACCGCGCCGGTGTACGCGGTGCTGCGCCCTGACCATCCGCTGGCGCGCCAGCGGATGGTGTCGGTGGCCGACGCGGTGCGCTATCCGCTGGCCGTGGGCGACAGGGGCGTGACCGCGCGCCAGCTGTTCGACCAGGCCTGCAGCCTGCAGGGGCTGCAGTACCACGCGCTCTTCGTGAGCAATTTCTCGTCGGTGCTGCTGCCGTTGCTGCGCACGCCCGACGTGATGTTGTCGGGCCTGCTCACGGTGATGCACCTGATCGACGCGGGCACGGTGGTGGCGCGACCCTTTGCGGAGGCGCCGCTGCAGCAGCGGCAGTTGCAGGTGCTGGCGCTCGAAGGCCGCACGCTGCCGCCGCTGGCGCAGGACTTCGTGCGGCACCTGGTGAGCGCAATCGCCAGCGCGGGCCGGCGCAAGCTGGGGCGGGCGCGGGCTGCTGCGGCCTGA